The proteins below are encoded in one region of Diorhabda carinulata isolate Delta chromosome 3, icDioCari1.1, whole genome shotgun sequence:
- the LOC130891040 gene encoding uncharacterized protein LOC130891040 isoform X1 — protein sequence MIKNWKLYNIYPYAIPVKECSLDMYKVPNITMMDLVNFLILSHSFYTGQQLKAYKSLQAYKQFEAGSVQELWVKQVNDEAIVVIAKVQHFQRKREKSLKIWIIILKDTSISSAHCTCMAGLSDVCNHISMVLLYMLRVQDMDWSKKTEKKTLSERYAPCLDEGELSNLLTKLQEIDINPAVCRLLETFVSKMENNFPFRQLVFFRH from the exons ATGatcaaaaattggaaattatacaatatttaCCCATATGCAATTCCTGTTAAGGAATGTAGCCTTGACATGTACAAAGTTCCCAATATTACAATGATGGATCTggtgaattttttaattctcaGTCACAGTTTTTATACAGGCCAACAGCTCAAAGCTTATAAAAGCTTACAAGCCTACAAGCAATTCGAGGCTGGCTCTGTTCAGGAGCTTTGGGTGAAGCAGGTCAATGATGAAGCCATTGTTGTCATTGCTAAA GTTCAACACtttcaaagaaaaagagaaaaatcattaaaaatttggaTTATTATCCTAAAAGATACTAGTATTTCTAGTGCCCACTGCACATGCATGGCTGGCTTATCAGATGTCTGCAATCATATTTCCATGGTTTTACTTTATATGCTTAGAGTACAAGATATGGATTGGTCAAAAAAAACTGAGAAGAAAACTCTGTCTGAGAGATATGCTCCTTGTCTGGATGAAGGTGAACTTAGTAATCTGTTGACGAAACTTCAGGAAATCGATATCAACCCTGCAGTTTGTAGATTACTAGAGACATTTGtatcaaaaatggaaaacaatttCCCTTTTAGGCAACTGGTATTCTTCAGACATTAG
- the LOC130891524 gene encoding zinc finger MYM-type protein 5-like, with amino-acid sequence MKRSQLSGAQKRKHVEENKRKIAETISKTKKLTSFFRPDQSEPPPSVDIPIPGTSKNSEENFTIQEPSDSESLNNTEDRKDKIVINRAPNQENDPGLWREVSNVDEQNWLSCGPNDCQNHISSFEKSRRTYGSTSRYCHEKVFIGQKPNGENYKREWLLYLPSTGSLYCFICKLFGSDKSSVFDISTGFSDWRNTKVMIEGQEKSSSHRDCLLTYLTRRKGLSLHQGFDKQVHEENVYWKHVSQRVIAVIRTLAERGLLFRGAVEKFGSPQNGNFGALLELISQFHPFSAAHITKYGKTGKGNVSYLSKTIYEELIMIMAQEVHGKIISQIKDTRY; translated from the coding sequence ATGAAGCGTTCGCAATTGAGTGGTGCACAAAAACGAAAACACGTAGAagagaataaaagaaaaatagcAGAAACAATaagcaaaacaaaaaagttaacAAGTTTTTTCCGTCCCGATCAATCTGAACCACCGCCATCAGTTGATATTCCAATTCCAGGGACGTCAAAAAACagtgaagaaaattttacgattCAAGAACCTTCTGATTCTGAAAGCTTGAATAATACTGAAGATAGAAAAGACAAAATTGTAATTAACAGAGCACCAAATCAAGAAAATGACCCAGGGCTATGGCGTGAGGTTTCAAACGTTGACGAGCAAAATTGGCTATCTTGCGGACCAAATGACTGTCAAAATCATATTAGTTCATTTGAGAAATCCCGTCGAACTTATGGTTCAACGTCGCGTTACTGCCatgaaaaagtatttattgGCCAAAAGCCTAATGGcgaaaactacaaaagagagtgGCTACTTTATTTGCCTTCTACAGGATCCCTTTACTGTTTTATATGTAAGCTTTTTGGTTCAGATAAATCTTCAGTTTTTGATATATCAACAGGTTTTAGTGACTGGAGGAATACCAAAGTAATGATTGAAGGTCAGGAAAAGAGTTCTAGTCACAGAGATTGTCTATTAACATATTTAACACGCAGGAAAGGTTTGAGCTTGCATCAAGGTTTTGATAAGCAAGTTCATGAAGAGAATGTTTACTGGAAGCACGTATCACAGCGAGTTATAGCTGTTATTCGTACATTGGCAGAAAGAGGCCTTCTTTTTCGCGGTGCAGTCGAGAAATTTGGATCTCCTCAGAATGGAAATTTTGGAGCGTTACTGGAACTTATAAGTCAATTTCATCCCTTTTCAGCGGCACACATAACCAAATATGGAAAAACCGGAAAAGGAAACGTCTCTTATTTATCTAAAACGATTTACGAAGAGTTGATTATGATAATGGCCCAAGAAGTACATGGGAAAATTATATCGCAGATAAAAGATACTAGATATTAA
- the LOC130891040 gene encoding uncharacterized protein LOC130891040 isoform X2: MIKNWKLYNIYPYAIPVKECSLDMYKVPNITMMDLVNFLILSHSFYTGQQLKAYKSLQAYKQFEAGSVQELWVKQVNDEAIVVIAKVQHFQRKREKSLKIWIIILKDTSISSAHCTCMAGLSDVCNHISMVLLYMLRVQDMDWSKKTEKKTLSERYAPCLDEGELSNLLTKLQEIDINPAATGILQTLANHMRNDWLYVTFCI, from the exons ATGatcaaaaattggaaattatacaatatttaCCCATATGCAATTCCTGTTAAGGAATGTAGCCTTGACATGTACAAAGTTCCCAATATTACAATGATGGATCTggtgaattttttaattctcaGTCACAGTTTTTATACAGGCCAACAGCTCAAAGCTTATAAAAGCTTACAAGCCTACAAGCAATTCGAGGCTGGCTCTGTTCAGGAGCTTTGGGTGAAGCAGGTCAATGATGAAGCCATTGTTGTCATTGCTAAA GTTCAACACtttcaaagaaaaagagaaaaatcattaaaaatttggaTTATTATCCTAAAAGATACTAGTATTTCTAGTGCCCACTGCACATGCATGGCTGGCTTATCAGATGTCTGCAATCATATTTCCATGGTTTTACTTTATATGCTTAGAGTACAAGATATGGATTGGTCAAAAAAAACTGAGAAGAAAACTCTGTCTGAGAGATATGCTCCTTGTCTGGATGAAGGTGAACTTAGTAATCTGTTGACGAAACTTCAGGAAATCGATATCAACCCTGCA GCAACTGGTATTCTTCAGACATTAGCAAATCATATGAGGAATGACTGGCTATATGTAACATTTTGCATTTGA